GTTCCGGTCAATACCATAAAAACGGGAACGAGTATTTCTGCCATCAGAGGGGCGCGATGTATCAGGCTGCTGATGAGAAAGGCAATGATTATCAGAATCAGCCCGATAAGGCCATTTCGCAGAAGGATTTTTTTCATGGCTTCCTGTTCTTTTTGCCGGTCAGACCAATCAGATCCTTTATGGCATGGTATACCGCTATGATAACCGCAAGAATAGTTAAGATGAAGGTGAAAACAGGAAATTTCCACTGCACGACTTTATCAAGGCCCATTCCCCCGAATGCCCCCAGAGCAA
This genomic window from Bacteroidales bacterium contains:
- a CDS encoding AtpZ/AtpI family protein, yielding MTPVKEKEKPRPDKETVAAFARYSSLAFQMFVIIALGAFGGMGLDKVVQWKFPVFTFILTILAVIIAVYHAIKDLIGLTGKKNRKP